The sequence below is a genomic window from Gemmatimonadota bacterium.
TTTGGCGATCAATTTGGGTATCTTCGTGCAATGAATCAGAATCCCCAAGAGATATACCGGGATCTGCTCACCTGTGTGTTCCACGCCCCGACATCTGGTGGACTGCATCTATGTGCAATACGCGGTTCAGACGGTGAAATCGGTCTGAAGGCAAGCACCGCAGATACCTATTTCGGGTTGATCTATATTGGCGACTCTACCGCGTTTAGAAACCTGGCGGGATCAGATGATTCCGGCATTGTGGTAGAGGAAGATGCGCTTACCGGTGGGTTATTCAACGATATCAATAGCCAAGGCACCACGATCAACGTCCTCATCGGTGCTAAAAGGTTTATCGAGGGTTGGGATTCCTACAGGGTATCCAATATGGGACTACTAAACGTCGGTAAAAGCGAAGGATCGGAAATCATCCAACTTTTTGGACGTGGCGTTCGCCTTCGGGGCAAAGACCGTTCCCTTAAAAGGAGTGCCTCTTTAAGTGGCGTCCATCCTGACCGGATCGAACTGCTCGAGACGCTGAATATATATGCTGTTAGGGCAAATTACATGGCTCAGTTCCAAGTGTACTTGAATCGAGAAGGTATCGACACCGAAGGATACATCGATCTACCACTTACCATACGTTCCGAGTCGGATCTCTCAAATATGGGTCTTCTGATCCCCCGCATACCAGCGGATACCGATTTCGCTCGGGAGGAGGATCTTGCACTGACCCCGGATCATACGGTACAGGTCCGGGTGGATGTAAGCACAAGGGTTCAGACTCTCGAAAGCGGTGTTGAAGGTGTTGAGACAACCGTCGTCCAGGCAGGCACGGAGACGATCCTCACCGATGACCTTTTGGAGCTGATCGATTGGGAAAGAGTGTATATCGAACTGCTCGAGTACAAACATTCGAAGGATTTGAAAAACCTGTACATACAGCCGTCCCTGCTACGGTCCATAATATCGGATAATCTGCATTTCACACTTATAGCAGACGACGACCTGGTCCATCCGAAATCCTTTGAAGAAGTAGCACGCCTTCAGGAAGTAGTGACTACGATACTGCGCCGTTACGTAGACGCATTCTACCGATCCAGGCAGAGAGCTTGGGAATCGAACCGGATGATTTACAAAATACTGGACGAACATGACCCCAATCTGCGCTTTAACCATCTCTACTCTTCTGACGGGAAGGGACAATACATCGTTAGTGTCCGGCGGTCCGAAGACTCAATGATCGAAGAGATTGAAAACCTCATTTCTGGCAACGATCGGATATATCAGGAAGAATCGGCCGAATTACCCCGCCTTCACTTCGACAGGCATCTCTATCAACCATTGCTGATAGAGCAGAATGAAAAGGTTAAAAGTACACCTCCGGCATTAACAAAAAGTGAGCGAGCATTTGTCACCGATCTGAAAGAATACTGGGTGAGCGAAAAGGACAAATCCCTGCTGGAAGTCGAGGTTTTTCTTCTGAGGAATCTCAGCCGCGGGACTGGCGTTGGTTTCTTCGAATCGAGCGGATTCTATCCCGATTTCATCCTCTGGATCAAGGAAACGGGTAAACAACACATCGTATTTATCGAGCCTCACGGTATGATCCACGCAGAAGCATACGAACACGACGAGAAAGCACAACTTCATGTGAGATTACCGGATATGGCCAAGAAGATCGGTGAGAGAAGTGGACGCGACGACATTACGCTTGACTCGTACGTCATTTCGGCAACGCGTTTCCAAGACCTTCGCAAGAGGTATAGCGACGGAACTTGGGATATGGAAAGATTCGCAGAAGCCCACATACTCTTCGCCGAGCAGTACAACTACTTAAGTCAGATTTTCGAAGCTCAACTTTCAACCTGACACAACCCCTATGACCCCCTTCGAAGAACTCGTGGACATCATGGCGAAACTCCGGTCGAAGGGAGGCTGTCCCTGGGACCGGGAACAGACCCACCAGACCCTGCGGCCGTACCTTATCGAGGAGGCCTACGAGGTGCTGGACGCGCTGGACAACGGCGAGGACGGCGACTTCCGGGACGAACTGGGTGACCTGCTACTCCAGGTGGTCTTCCACGCGCAAATCGCTACCGAGGAGCAGCGGTTCGACATCCACGATGTGGCCCGGGCGATCAACAACAAGCTCGTCCGGCGCCATCCCCACGTTTTCGGGGACATCCGGGCGGACACGGCCGACGAGGTGCTGACCAACTGGGAGAAGATCAAACAGGAGGAGAAGGGGAACGAAGGACCCGGGTCGGTACTCGACGGCCTCCCGGCGGGCATGCCGGCCTTGCTCCGCGCCTACCGCATCCAGGAGAAGGTCGCCCGGGTCAACTTCGACTGGGACGACGTTAAAGCGGTGCTCGAAAAGGTCGGCGAGGAAATCGGCGAGGTGCGACGCGCCCTGGAGCACGGGGACCGGTCGAAGATCGAGGAGGAGATGGGCGACCTGCTGTTCTCCCTGGTGAACCTTTCCCGCCACCTCAACGTGCCGCCGGAGGATGCCCTGAGAAGGAGCAACGACAAGTTCATCCGCCGTTTCCGGTATATCGAGGCCGCCCTCGAACTCAAAGGAGAAAGCCTGGAAAAGGCCACCTTCGAGGAACTGGACGCCCTGTGGGACGAGGCCAAGCAAAGGGAGTCGGATGGCGACGCCGGATGAATCGGTGCTCCAGTTCGGCAGCGGCCGGTTTCTCCGCGCCTTCGCCGACCTCTTCATCCACGAGGCCAGGCAGGCCGGGCAGGACATCGGCCGGATCGTCGTGGTCCAGTCCACGGGCACCGGGCGGGCGCAGTTGTTCAACGAGCAGCACGGTCGTTACCGGATCCGGGTGCGGGGGATCCGTGACGGAAAACGGATCGACGAAACCGTCGAGGTGGAGAGCGTCTCGAGGGCTTTGAGTGCCGCGGAGGACTGGGAAGCCGTCCTGGCCGCGGGGCGCGACCCGTCCACGGAGTATATCCTATCCAACACCTCGGAGACCGGATACGACGTGCCGGAATCGGAACGGCTGGACGGCGAGTCGCCGGTTTCTTTCCCCGGAAAGCTGCTCACCGTACTCCATGCGCGGTATGAATACGGCGGCGCACCGGTGACCGTCATCCCCTGCGAACTGATCGACGGCAACGCAGGGGCGTTACGCGGGCTGGTCCGCGACCTGGGCCGGCAACGGCGTCTGGGCGACGGCTTCCTGGGCTGGCTGGAAGAAGGCGTGACCTGGCTGCATACGCTCGTGGACCGGATCACTATCGAACCGCCGCCGGGTTTTCCCAATCCCCACGGCGACGGGCTGCTGGCGCTGACCGAACCCTTCGCCTTCTGGGCCCTGGAGGACCGGCCGGGCGCCGCGCCGTTCATCGAGCATCCGGCCATTACACGCACACCGGACGTCCGTCCCTACGCGCTGCGCAAGGTGCGGGTGCTCAACGGCGCCCACACGGCGCTGGTCTGCCGGGCCATGCCCCTGGGCATCCGGACCGTCAGGGAGGCGGTCGACCATGGGGACACGGGTCCCTGGCTGCGGGAACTGATGCTGGAGGAAATCGTGCCGGCCCTGCCGGACGAGGTGGAAGACGCCCGGTCCTTCGCCGAGGATTGCATCGAACGGTTCCGGAATCCATTCCTGGGCCACCGACTCGAATCCATCGCGGTGGACCATGAAATCAAGGTGAAGATGCGCCTGGTACCCTCTTACGAAGCATACGTCGAGAAGTTTAAGCGCAAGCCGACCCTGCTGTCCGCCCTGCTCACGTGAAGTGTGCGTTCTGAAAAGCGAGTCCTGAAAAGCGAGTCCTGCCCCTATGCCCACTATCGTACTCGAAAAACCGGGACGTTTCGTCCTTGAGGATACTCCCGAGCCGACGCCTCCTGGTCCCGGCGAGGTGCTTGTGCGCATACGCCGGGTTGGGATCTGCGGCACGGACCTGCACGCCTTCGAGGGTACGCAGCCCTTCTTCGACTACCCCCGTATCCTCGGGCACGAACTGGGGGTGGAGGTCATCGCGACCGGTCGGGACGTGACGCACATCCATCCCGGTGACCTGTGCGCAGTCGTTCCCTACATGGACTGCGGGAACTGTGTGCCCTGCCGCATGGGCAAGACGAACTGCTGCTCGAACCTCGACGTCCTGGGCGTACACGTGGACGGCGGCATGCGGGACGTCCTCGTGCTCCCGGCCGGGAAGCTGCTGCGTTCCGATGTCATGTCCCTCGAGCAGCTGGCCCTTGTGGAGACCCTGGGCATCGGCGCCCACGCCGTGGACCGCGCCGCGATCGAAAAGGGCGAAACGGTCCTGCTCATCGGCGCCGGACCCATCGGTCTGTCCGTGCTGACCTTCGCCCTCCTGGCCGGCGCGCGTGTGATTTTGCTGGAGATCAGCGAGAAACGCATCGCATTCTGCAAGCGTCGTTACGACCTTTTCGATATCATTTCCGACACCACGGACGTGCCGTCGAAGCTGTGCGAAATACTGGGCGGCGAACTACCTACAGCGGTATTCGACGCCACCGGCCACGCTGGATCCATGATGCAGGCCCACGACTACGTCGCCAACGGCGGACGCCTGGTCTACGTAGGCATCACCGGCTCGCGCATCTCCTTCGACGGACCCGACTTCCATCGGAGGGAGATGACCCTGGTCGGCAGCCGGAACGCCCGCACGGTCGACCTGCAGCGGGTCATCGGGCATATCGAGGCCGGCCGAATCGACACCTCGCCCTGGATTACGCACAGGGCCGATCCGGACGGCATGCTGGTGGATTTTCCCATGTGGCTCGACCCGGAGAGCGGGGTAGTCAAGGCCGTACTCGAAATGGTCTGACAGAAACGGCCTGACGACGGAGCGAACCAGGACGCTTACCGGGCGCAGAACGCTGATTAATCCGTCACGGCTCACTGATTTGCGGGCCACGACACACTATAGGGAACATTACGCGTTGTATATTCCGGCTGCGGTTCGTATCATGAAAACTACCGAAGGATATGACGACTTTGTTTGTCAAAGTGGACACCAAGGAAAAGGAGAGAAAGCGTGGACAAGCAGACCCTGATCGACAACCTGAACGGAGACCTGGCCGCCGAACTCGGCGCGATCATCCAGTTCACCATCTACGCGGCCAAGGCCAGCGGCCCCTATCGGCCCGAACTGGCCAAGTTCTTTCAGGACGAGGTTGCCGATGAGCAACTTCATGCGCAATACCTGGCCGACAAGATCGTGGTACTCGGCGGCGAGCCCACGACCGTTCCCCGGCCGGTCAAGGTGAGCGATTCGAACCGCGAGAACCTGGAGACCATGCTTGAGGACGAACGTACGATCGTCCGGCGGTACGTCCAACGCCGATCCGAGGCTGAGGAATACGGCGACTACGGGCTCATGGTCCAGCTGGAAGACATGATCCGGGACGAGAGCAGTCACGCCGAAGAAGTGGAACGCATACTTCGGGACTGGCCCCTGTAACTCCAACCGCGGCGGCTGAATGCTTCGATTCATCTGGAAATGGTTCCTTCGGCTGGCCGTCGCAGCCGTGGTCATACTTGTCGCGGTCCTGGCATACTACTCGATCGTATCCCGCCCCATGCCCGAGCATTCATTCACGGATACCGACCAGTTCCTGGCCATCGCCCACCGCGGCGGCGCGGGACTGTGGCCTGAAAACACCCTGTTCGCCTTTCAGAACGCGGTCAGAATCGGTGCGGACGCACTGGAATTCGACGTGCACGCCACGAGCGACGGTGAACTGGTGGTCATTCACGATGCCACGGTCGACCGTACGACCGACGGCGCTGGCCGGGTCGACGAGATGTCCTGGGCCGCACTGCGGGAACTGGACGCGGGTTACCGGTGGACCGCGGATGACGGCGCGAGCTTTCCGTTCCGAGGCATGGGTTTGCGGGTACCATCCCTCGAGGAGGTACTGAACGGCCTCCCCGATACCCGAATGATCATCGAGCTGAAAGACGTGTCCGATGCTGCCAGGGTCCGTTTTTCCGAGGCAATCGCGCAGTGTTCGTACCCGGAACGGAAGGTCATCGCTTCATTTCAGTCCGAGACCGTCAAATACATACGAGACAACAACCCGGGCATCGCAACATCGTCCACCGCCGGCGAGGTGCTCGGCTTCTGGGTGCTGAACACCCTGAGACTCGGGTTCGCCTTTGTTCCCGGTGGAGAGACGATGCAGGTACCGCCCAGTTTTCAGGATCTGACGCTGGTAAGCACCCGGTTCGTATCGGGCGCTCACCGGCACAACATGGACGTGTATGTCTGGACGATCAACGAGGAAGCGGAGATGAGACGCCATGTCGATCACGGCGTGGACGGCATTATTACGGACTATCCGGATCGTCTCCTGCAGGTACTGGACCGGTACCCGGAATTGCGGGAACCGGAAAACGGGGAAGGAGAAGCACCGTCACCATGAGCGAACAGGCTATTCTGTCGGTCAGGGACCTGAGTAAGACCTACCCGAGCGGCGGCGGGATGCTTACCGTTTTGCGGGATATCGAATTCGACCTGATGCCGGGCGACTCCCTGGCGATCATCGGCCCCTCCGGCAGCGGGAAAACGACGCTGCTCGGTCTCTGCGCCGGCCTGGACCGGGCGACTACGGGATCCGTCTCAATGAACGGCATCGTGCTGGACGATCTCGATGAAGATGAACGAGCCCGCGTCCGCAACCGGCACGTGGGTTTCGTCTTCCAGAATTTCCAGCTGATCCCGACCCTCACCAGTCTCGAGAATGTCATGGTCCCGGCCGAATTGCGCGGTGAAAAGGCGGTCTACCGCCGCGCGGAGGAACTCCTGGACCGCGTGGGGCTGGCGGACCGGACCACCCACTACCCGGTACAGCTGTCCGGGGGCGAACAGCAGCGGGTCGCCATGGCCAGGGCCTTCATCAACCGTCCGGCACTGCTCTTCGTGGACGAACCCACGGGCAATCTCGACGCCGATACGGCCGCTACCGTGGAAAGCCTGTTGTTTGAACTGAACGAGGAATCCGGGACGACCCTGGTCACCGTGACCCACAACCTCGACCTGGCACGCAGGACCCGCCGCATCGTCCGGTTGAGCGGGGGCCGCATGGTCGAAGACTACCTTCCCGAGCATTCCGGAATCCCGGAAGCCCCGTCCCTTTCCCTTACTCCAGATCCCCAGTCATGAGCGTTCCTGCCGCATCCGATAAGACGCCGGTACGGGCAGGCTGGCTGCTCAGCATGGCCTGGCGGGACAGCCGGACCTACAGGCGCCGCCTGCTCCTGTACATGTCTTCCATCATCCTGGGCACCGCCGCGCTGGTGTCCATACGTACCCTGGGCGACAGCATGGCGGCCGCAATCGACCTGGAGGCCAAGGCCCTGCTCGGCGCCGACCTCGACATCAACACCCGGACGGCCTTCTCTGATTCGGCCGAAGTCTTTCTCGGAAACCTGGGCGGCGAGCAGTCGCGCCAGTCCAGTTTCGTCTCCATGGTCTCCTTCCCGCGGACGGGTTCGTCACGCCTCTCCAACGTCAGGGCGCTCGAGGGCGCGTTCCCCTACTACGGCGTGCTGGAAACGGTCCCTCCCGCCGCCGCACAGGCGTTCAGAACGGACGGCACGGCCCTCGTGGACGACAACCTGATGATCCAGCACGGCGTGGAGGTCGGCGACTCGATCCGCGTCGGGATGCGCACACTCGAGATCTCCGGCCGCCTGGTCAGCATACCCGGCGAAACCGCGGCCATGAGCACGATCGGCCCCCGGGTCTACATCCCCATGTCGGAACTCGAATCCACGGGATTGATCCAGCCCGGCAGCCGCGTGACCTACCGGGCCCTGTTCCGGTTCGACGACGGTGTGGATGCGGACGAACTCGCGGCAACCTATGGCGCGGACACCGCGGCCAAGTGGGGGTGGGACTGGGACACCGTCAGGGACCGCCAGGCGGGCCTGGAACGGTCCCTGGGCAATCTCTACCGGTTTCTCAACCTGAGCGGTTTCATCGCCCTGATCCTCGGCAGCGTAGGGGTCGCCAGTGCCATTCACACCTATGTGCGGCGGAAACGGGGCACCATAGCCGTACTGCGCTGCCTGGGTGCGGAGGGGCGGCATACCTTCGCAGTGTACGTCATCCAGGCCGTGGCCATCGGCGTGATCGGTTCCGCCATCGGCGCGGTCGTGGGTTATCTCGTCCTTGGCGTATTGCCCGTGCTGATCCAGGACTTCGTTCCCTTCGAACTGGTGGTGGGGTTTACCTGGCTTCCGCTGCTTCAGGGCATGGGGCTCGGGCTGCTCATGGCGTTGTTGTTCGCCCTCCTGCCGCTTCTCGCGATCCGGGACATTTCTCCCCTGCTCACGCTGCGCTCCTCCGTTGAAACACCGCGGCGCGCCAACACGGACCCGCGGCGCATCCTGCTGATCGCCGTGCTCGTGGCCGGCGTCGTGCTCTTCGGCATCACCCAGACCAGGGTATGGCTGCAGGGCGTGGGATTCGCGGGGGGACTGATCTGCGCCTTCCTGCTGCTGACCCTGGTCGCACGGAGCCTGATCAAGCTGGCCCGGCGCATCGTGCCGGCTACGTGGCCCTATGTCTGGCGGCAGGGCCTGGCCAATCTCTTCCGCCCGGACAACCAGACTGTCACCATGGTCGTCGCCCTCGGGCTGGGCGCCTTCCTGATCACGACGCTGTACCTCCTGCAGTACTCCCTCGTGGGACACATTACCCAGGTCGGCGGAGACCGGCAGTCGAACCTGGTGCTCTTCGACATACAACCCGGCCAGCGGGAGGATATCCTGGAATCAATGCGCCGCAACGAGCTGCCGGTCATGCAGCAGACGCCGGTGGTAAGCATGCGGCTGGCGGGCCTGAAGGGGCGGACGGTCGCGGAGGTGATGGCGGATTCGACGGAAAGGGTTCCGCGCTGGGCGCTGCGCCGTGAATACCGTTCGACCTACCGGAGCCACCTGGAAGACGCGGAAACACTCCTGCAAGGGTCTTTGCAGCCCCGCGCCGAGACCGGGAAGGATTCCGTATTCGTATCCATAGAAAAGGGCATCGCCGACCGCCTGGGGCTGGGGATCGGCGACGAGATCGTGTTCGACGTGCAGGGCGTGCCGGTGCCTACCACCGTGGGGAGCGTGAGGGCGGTAGACTGGCAGCGGATGCAGCCCAACTTCTTCGTGGTCTTCCCGGAAGGCGTCCTGGAAGAGGCGCCCCAGTTTCACGTGATCGTGACCCGTATCGATGATCCGCAGGTCTCGGCAAGCTTTCAGCGAGAAACGGTCAGCCGGTTTCCCAACGTTTCATTGATCGACCTGAGCCTTATCCTGAACACCCTCAACGACATACTCGGCAAGGTCTCCCTCATCGTCCGTTTCATGGCGCTGTTCAGCGTATTCACCGGCGTCATCGTCCTGGTGGGCGTCGTGACCAACAGTCGCTACCAGCGAATGCAGGAAAGCGTGCTGCTGAAGACCCTCGGCGGCTCCCGGAACCAGATTCTGAAGATCATGACGATCGAGTACCTGTTCCTGGGCGCGATCGGCGCATTGACGGGGGTCGTGCTGGCCTTTGCCGCCACGTGGATCCTGGCCGTCTTCGTCTTCAACATCTCCTACGTACCGGCCTACATCCCCGTGCTGGCCGTGGTCGGCGGGATCGCGTTGATCACCATCCTGGTGGGCATGGCCGCCAGCGCCGGCATCTACCGCCAGTCCCCGCTGGAAGTGCTCCGGGCGGAAATCTGACGATCCGCGGGATCAGGGCAGAAGTTCCTTCAGAACCGGCTCGAGCACCTTCCAGACCAGCTCGGCCATGATCGCGTGCCCTTCCGCGGTCGGATGGATGCCATCCGGCAGATTCAGTTCCGGTATGCCGCCAACACCCTCGAGAATGAAGGGGATCAGCGAGACACGCTCCGATTCCGCCAGCGCCGGGTAGATCTCCCTGAATTCAGTGACGAAGCGCTGCCCCATATTGGGCGGCGCCTGCATGCCAGCGAGAATGATCTTCGTCGCCGGATACCGCTCCCGGACGCGCCGGATGATGGCCCGCAGGTTCCGGCGGGTGACGCCGGGATCGACACCCCGTAGTCCGTCGTTCCCGCCGAGTTCGAGGATGAACACGTCCGGACGGTTCTGCAGCACCCAGTCGATACGGCTCAGGCCGCCCGCCGTGGTCTCCCCGCCCACGCCGCCGTTGATCACCTTGAACGGCCAGCCGAGTCCGTCGATCTTATCCTGCACGCGTTGCGGAAAGGCCTTGTCGGGATCGACCCCAAACCCCGCCGTAAGGCTGTTGCCGTAGAACAGCACGGTCATCGGCGCTCCTTCGCCCGGGGCGTCCTGCCCGCTGTCCGCCGTGTCCTGCCAACTGTCCGTGTTCGCCGCGTCCTGCCCGCTGTCCGCCGCTGCGACGGGGAGCAACCAGATTACGGGGAGTAGCAAGATCACGGGGAGTAGCAAGGTGGACCGTCGTTTAAGCATGATGTTATCACTCCGGCGTCAGTGGAGAAAACACGAATTTCCAGGGTTTACCGCTTGACGACACTGGCCGCGCCAGGTAGTATGAAAGTATAACCCCAGTCTTTCATCCCTCAAAGATCCATTTCTCCAGAAATCGCCAATTTCAATGCGAAGCAAACCTGCATTTCGCCATCTGCCGGTATGGACCCGGGTCATTACGGCACTCGCCATGACCGGTCTCTTCGCAGCCCTGCTGAACGACTTCGCCATTACCCGCAATGCATCTGCCCGTCTGTACTACCTGGCCGAGGAAACGCCCGAGTGCCAGGTGGGACTCGTACTGGGCACTTCCAAGTACGCCGAGGGGCACGTCAACCAGTACTATCGCGCACGCATCGAGGCTGCCGCCGAATTGTTTCACGCCGGCCGGGTAAGGGCCATTCTCGTCAGTGGGGACGCTTCCACACAATACTACGACGAGACGACGACGATGCAGCGGGACCTGGTCGAACTGGGGGTACCTGAAGACTTCATCATGCTCGACTATGCCGGCGTGCGGACCCTGGACTCCGTCTTTCGGGCGAAGAAAGTATTCGGACTCGACCGCGTCATCGTCGTTTCTCAGCAGTTTCACTGCGAACGGGCACTTTACCTCGCGGATGCCGTCGATCTCGCAGCGACGGGATTCTGCGCCGAAGACACCCCTTATACCCAGTCTTTGCTGGTTCGCAGTCGCGAAACGCTGGCCCGGGCGATGGCTTTTGTCGACCTGAACATCTTCGGCACTCAGCCGCGTTCCCTGGAGCAGGACGAACGGGCCAAACGGGCCAGTCGATGAACATGGCCGGGCGGGCCAGCCGGTGCGCACGGGCCAGTCGATGAGCAAAGGCCGCGCGTCAGGGCATTGACATTCCACTTGTCCCGGCCTCCCCCTCCGTATACATTCCGGTTTTCCATTTCAGCCGACCATTCAGCCGCATCCCCGCGACACCACGACCCGTGGAGGTAGGTGTTTGGATTTCGACACGTCGCTCGAGTACGCGCGACAACTGGACCGCCGCGATGAACTGGGCGGGTTCCGGGATCACTTTCTGATCGACGACCCCGGCCTGATCTACCTGGACGGCAATTCCCTCGGACGGGTTCCAAAGGACGCCATCCCCCTGATGGACCGGCTGATCCGGCAACAGTGGGGGAACCGGCTCATACGGGCCTGGAATGACGAATGGATGGGGCTTTCGAGGCGTATCGGCGGAAAGCTCGCCGGCCTGATCGGCGCCCGACCCGACGAGGTGATCATCGCCGACTCGACGTCGGTCAACCTTTTCAAGCTGATTGCCGGCGCGCTGAAGGAGCGGCCCGGGCGGCGCCGAATCGTAACCGACAGCGTGAACTTCCCGTCCGACATCTATATCTTGAAGGCCGTGGCGGACCTGCTCGATCCCGGTTACGATCTGGTCGTACTCCCCGTGGACAATGGCTTTGCCGTGTCCGAGGAGGCCCTCGACCGGGCCATCGACGACGATACGGCCCTGGTGCTCCTCTCCCACGTCATGTACAAGTCCAGTTACATGTACGACATGGCGCGGATTACCGAGATCGCCCACGGCCGGGACGCGATGATCCTGTGGGATCTGAGTCATTCCGCCGGTGTCGTGCCCATGGCCTGCCACGACCTGGGCATCGAACTGGCGGTCGGTTCCACGTACAAGTAC
It includes:
- a CDS encoding glycerophosphodiester phosphodiesterase — its product is MLRFIWKWFLRLAVAAVVILVAVLAYYSIVSRPMPEHSFTDTDQFLAIAHRGGAGLWPENTLFAFQNAVRIGADALEFDVHATSDGELVVIHDATVDRTTDGAGRVDEMSWAALRELDAGYRWTADDGASFPFRGMGLRVPSLEEVLNGLPDTRMIIELKDVSDAARVRFSEAIAQCSYPERKVIASFQSETVKYIRDNNPGIATSSTAGEVLGFWVLNTLRLGFAFVPGGETMQVPPSFQDLTLVSTRFVSGAHRHNMDVYVWTINEEAEMRRHVDHGVDGIITDYPDRLLQVLDRYPELREPENGEGEAPSP
- a CDS encoding ABC transporter ATP-binding protein produces the protein MSEQAILSVRDLSKTYPSGGGMLTVLRDIEFDLMPGDSLAIIGPSGSGKTTLLGLCAGLDRATTGSVSMNGIVLDDLDEDERARVRNRHVGFVFQNFQLIPTLTSLENVMVPAELRGEKAVYRRAEELLDRVGLADRTTHYPVQLSGGEQQRVAMARAFINRPALLFVDEPTGNLDADTAATVESLLFELNEESGTTLVTVTHNLDLARRTRRIVRLSGGRMVEDYLPEHSGIPEAPSLSLTPDPQS
- a CDS encoding DEAD/DEAH box helicase family protein; its protein translation is MPSEQHTSLDRRLVLLAWLNRQFGYEQNRDLLVDMREADEGFDAYGHSSIYHRLISRGDKIKIPPEILAKYDKNIHKHLMAMNALRSEPIVLRYFQHLAAWYTEYALDSYFNRPGQTVSALNDFARAHNAHTSNQIAFSKSDLRKLAFWMATGSGKTLIMHLNYRQFLHYNDQQLDNILLITPNEGLSTQHIEEMTASNIPCRRFERHGDSLMSSTREAVQVIEITKLTEQKRGGGVSVPVEAFEGNNLIFVDEGHKGSGGEAWRRVREELGKTGYTFEYSATFGQALSSAGNDALTIEYGKAIAFDYSYRYFHGDGYGKDFRVLNLNEETTSEYTDLLLLGNLLSFYEQQCLFEARTEALRTYGLERPLSLFIGRKVNDVYNQSGEKQSDVLTVARFLHCVLSKPDWAAEAIGRLLEGETGLCTPHGQDVFGDQFGYLRAMNQNPQEIYRDLLTCVFHAPTSGGLHLCAIRGSDGEIGLKASTADTYFGLIYIGDSTAFRNLAGSDDSGIVVEEDALTGGLFNDINSQGTTINVLIGAKRFIEGWDSYRVSNMGLLNVGKSEGSEIIQLFGRGVRLRGKDRSLKRSASLSGVHPDRIELLETLNIYAVRANYMAQFQVYLNREGIDTEGYIDLPLTIRSESDLSNMGLLIPRIPADTDFAREEDLALTPDHTVQVRVDVSTRVQTLESGVEGVETTVVQAGTETILTDDLLELIDWERVYIELLEYKHSKDLKNLYIQPSLLRSIISDNLHFTLIADDDLVHPKSFEEVARLQEVVTTILRRYVDAFYRSRQRAWESNRMIYKILDEHDPNLRFNHLYSSDGKGQYIVSVRRSEDSMIEEIENLISGNDRIYQEESAELPRLHFDRHLYQPLLIEQNEKVKSTPPALTKSERAFVTDLKEYWVSEKDKSLLEVEVFLLRNLSRGTGVGFFESSGFYPDFILWIKETGKQHIVFIEPHGMIHAEAYEHDEKAQLHVRLPDMAKKIGERSGRDDITLDSYVISATRFQDLRKRYSDGTWDMERFAEAHILFAEQYNYLSQIFEAQLST
- a CDS encoding ferritin-like domain-containing protein; protein product: MDKQTLIDNLNGDLAAELGAIIQFTIYAAKASGPYRPELAKFFQDEVADEQLHAQYLADKIVVLGGEPTTVPRPVKVSDSNRENLETMLEDERTIVRRYVQRRSEAEEYGDYGLMVQLEDMIRDESSHAEEVERILRDWPL
- the mazG gene encoding nucleoside triphosphate pyrophosphohydrolase → MTPFEELVDIMAKLRSKGGCPWDREQTHQTLRPYLIEEAYEVLDALDNGEDGDFRDELGDLLLQVVFHAQIATEEQRFDIHDVARAINNKLVRRHPHVFGDIRADTADEVLTNWEKIKQEEKGNEGPGSVLDGLPAGMPALLRAYRIQEKVARVNFDWDDVKAVLEKVGEEIGEVRRALEHGDRSKIEEEMGDLLFSLVNLSRHLNVPPEDALRRSNDKFIRRFRYIEAALELKGESLEKATFEELDALWDEAKQRESDGDAG
- a CDS encoding zinc-binding alcohol dehydrogenase family protein, with the translated sequence MPTIVLEKPGRFVLEDTPEPTPPGPGEVLVRIRRVGICGTDLHAFEGTQPFFDYPRILGHELGVEVIATGRDVTHIHPGDLCAVVPYMDCGNCVPCRMGKTNCCSNLDVLGVHVDGGMRDVLVLPAGKLLRSDVMSLEQLALVETLGIGAHAVDRAAIEKGETVLLIGAGPIGLSVLTFALLAGARVILLEISEKRIAFCKRRYDLFDIISDTTDVPSKLCEILGGELPTAVFDATGHAGSMMQAHDYVANGGRLVYVGITGSRISFDGPDFHRREMTLVGSRNARTVDLQRVIGHIEAGRIDTSPWITHRADPDGMLVDFPMWLDPESGVVKAVLEMV
- a CDS encoding altronate dehydrogenase, which translates into the protein MATPDESVLQFGSGRFLRAFADLFIHEARQAGQDIGRIVVVQSTGTGRAQLFNEQHGRYRIRVRGIRDGKRIDETVEVESVSRALSAAEDWEAVLAAGRDPSTEYILSNTSETGYDVPESERLDGESPVSFPGKLLTVLHARYEYGGAPVTVIPCELIDGNAGALRGLVRDLGRQRRLGDGFLGWLEEGVTWLHTLVDRITIEPPPGFPNPHGDGLLALTEPFAFWALEDRPGAAPFIEHPAITRTPDVRPYALRKVRVLNGAHTALVCRAMPLGIRTVREAVDHGDTGPWLRELMLEEIVPALPDEVEDARSFAEDCIERFRNPFLGHRLESIAVDHEIKVKMRLVPSYEAYVEKFKRKPTLLSALLT